DNA from Actinomyces sp. oral taxon 897:
ACCGCCTGCGGGGTCACCCCCATGCGCTGGGCGAGCCGTTCCTGGGTCATCCCCCGCGCCAGCCGCAGCCGTGCGATATTGCGTCCCACCGAGTTCATCTGCTGGTTCATCTGCGTCTCCTTGCTGTCCGTGCCGTCTGCCGGCCGCCGTCGGGCGGCGTGCCGGACTCGGGGACGCGGTAGGGCGGGAACGCCGGGCACCGACGGTGCCGGTGGAGGACAATGGCGCCGTGCCCACCTTTGAACGCAGGCTCGACGCCCGCCTCGTTATCGCCGTCGTCGCCGTCGGCATCACCTCCTTCGCCGGGGTCGTGGTCGAGACCGCCATGAACATCGCCTTCCCGGCCCTCATGAAGGAGTTCGGCGTCTCCACCTCCACCGTCCAGTGGGTCACCACCGGCTACCTCCTGGTCCTGGCGGCGATTATGCCGGTCTCCTCCTTCCTCCACCGGCGCCTGCGCACCAGGACCCTGTTCGCCCTGGCCATGGCGGCCTTCCTGGCTGGCACGGTCATGTGCGCCGCCGCCCCGCACTTCTCCCTGCTCGTCCTCGGCCGCCTCGTCCAGGGCGTGGGCACCGGCATAGCCCTGCCGCTCATGTTCAACATGGTCCTGGAGCAGGTGCCCCTGGAGCACCTGGGCACCATGATGGGCGTGGCCACCCTCATTACCGCCGTCGCCCCCGCCGTCGGGCCCTCCTTCGGCGGCTACCTCATTGGCGCCCTCGGCTGGAGGTCGGTGTTTATCGTCCTGCTGCCCTTCCTGGTCATCGCCGCCGTCCTGGGCCTGCTGACCATCCGGCAGGCCACCCGGCCCCGGTCCGACGCCGTCTTCAGCCCCCTGCAGTTCCTGGTCATGGCCGCCGGCTTCACCGCCCTGGTGCTGGCCACGAACGCCGCCGGGCAGACGGGGTGGACCAGCCCCCGGGTCCTGGGGCTGCTCGCCCTGGCGCTCGTCCTCGTCGCCGCCTTCTGCGTCCTGTCGTCCCGCTCCGAGCGCCCGCTCATCCGCATCCGGATCTTCGCCGACCGCACCTACACCCTCAGCGTGGTCTACGTCGTCCTCATCCAGGCGGTCGTGCTCGCCCTGGGCTACCTCATCCCCTACTACGCCCAGGTCAGCGCCTCCATGGGCTCCTTCGCCGCCGGGTGCCTCCTGCTGCCCGGCTGCGTCCTGGGCGCGTGCCTGACCCCCCTGGGCGGCCGTGTCCTGGACCGGCTGGGCCCGGCCCGCCCCATCCTGACCGGTGCCGTCTGCGGCGTGCTCGCCATGGCCCTGTTCGCCGCCGTCGGCGTGGACGTCCCCGCCCCCTGGCTCGCCCTCGTCTACGTCATTATGCCGCTGTGCCAGGGGCTGTCGGTGTCCAACTCCATGACCAACGGCCTACGCTCCCTGCCCGACCACCTCCAGGCCGACGGCAACGCCGCCTTCAACACCATCCAGCAGCTCGGCGGCGCCGTCGGCACGGCCGTGGCCACCGCCGTGGTCAACGCCGCCCAGAGCGCGGACCCTGACGACCTGGCCGCCGCCACCCGCAGCGGTACGCACACGGGGTTCGTCGTGCTCCTCGTCCTGGCCGTCCTCGCCCTGGCCGCCGCGGCCAGTGTCTTCGTCAGCCCCGTCGCCGACCGTCGTACTGCGCGCGGGGCCCGCCACGGTTAGAGTGCCTCGGGTCTGCTCCGCGGAGAGTCCGACGAGAGTCCGACGGGAGAGGAGCCCCGCCTTGAGCCAGCCCAGCCGTGAGAACGACGACCCCGGGACCGCCGGCCGCACGCCGCCTGCCGGCTCCGCGCCCGCCCCGGCCCCCGCGCTGCCGCCCTCCGCCCACCAGGCGGTGACCTTCCTCGAGCTCTTCTTCGACCTGGTGTGGGTCTTCGCGATCTCCCAGCTCTCCGAGCACCTCCTGGAGCACCAGACGTGGCGCGGGGCGGGCCAGACCCTCGTCATGACCCTGGCCATGTTCGTCATCTGGTCCTTCACCGCCTACGAGTCCACCATGGTCCTGGCCCGCAAGGACGAGGCCCGCTGGGTCGTGCTGGCGGTCATGGCCGGGGGACTGGTGATGAACGCCTCGATCAGCGGCGCCTTCGAGGACGCCTCGTGGGCCTTCGTGGTTCCCCTGGTGCTCATCCAGGTGGGCCGCAGCGCCATGACCCGCACCCACGACGTCTACGCCTCGCTGCGCCGCCACCGCGTCTCCGTGATCATCTGGGCCGTCGTCTCCGCGGTGCCCTGGGGCCTGGGGGCCCTGGCCGAGCCGGAGCACCGTCTGCTCTGGTGGCTGGCTGCCGTGGTGATCGACGTCGTCGGCATGTGGAGCGTGCACCCCGTGCCCGGGCGCCACCACCGGGACTTCTCCGAGGTGCGCTTCGACGTCGAGCACCAGGTCGAGCGCTGCCGCCTGTTCCTCATTATCTGCCTGGGGGAGGGCGTGCTCACCACCGGGCGCTCCATCGCCGCGGACCCGCAGGACCCTGCGCGGCTGGCCGCGGGGCTGGCCGCGTTCGCGGTGCTCGTCGGCGTGTGGTACCTGTTCTTCGGCACGGGGACGGACGAGGTCGACGCCCGGCTCGTGGCCGAGCACGGCGAGCTGGCCATGGGCAGGCTGGCCACGAACGGTCAGCAGGTGCTGGTCATCGGGCTCATCGCCTTCGCGGTGAGCGCCGAGATCGTTGTCGCCGATCCCCACGAGCCGCTCACGGCGGCCGCCGCCGCCCTGCTGGCGGGTGGGATCGTCATCTGCCTGGTGGCCTTCTGGGGCTTCCTGGCGCTCCTGACCGGGCGCCGCCTCTGGCCGCCTCTGGCCGCGGGGGCCGCGGGGCTGGGTGGCGTCGTCGCCGTCTGCTGGGCGGCCGCCCTGCCCGGCGTGCTCGTCATGGCGGCCACGGCGGTCTGCCTGGCAGGTACCGGCATGTGGTACAAGCGTGACGCGGCTGACGCCATGCGCACAGTGGGTGCGTGAGAGCCTGCCCGAGGATCCGCCCGGCCTCCGCCCACTGTCTGCGACGCGATCGCCGCGCCCACGCCGCCTACCCGCTTCCCTCCCTGCCCGCCGTGCGGCTACCCGACGGCGGGCGGCGGGTCTCGGCCCCGGGGCGGCGGACGTCGGGGCCGGGGCGGCCGGGCGGTAGCTCCCTAGCGCGCCCGGCGGGGGCGAGGGCTAGGCGGCTAGGCAGCGGGGGCAGGCAGCGGGGCCTGAGCCGGGCGGCGATGCGGCCGGGCGCGCGGGCGGCGGGGGTCGTGCGATAATGTCGCCTGCCCCTCGCAGCAGTCAGACCCAGGAGGCGCTCCCGTGCCGTCCGACCCGTATCCCGCCGACCTGCGCTCCGCCAGTCCCGACGCCGTCGCCCACGCCGTCCGCCACGAGCTCGACCTCCTTGAGGAGGCCGAGGGGGCGCGGGTCCTGCTAGCCGTGGAGTCCGGCAGCCGGGCCTGGGGCTTTGAGTCCCCCGACTCCGACTTCGACGTCCGCCTCGTCTACGTCCGTCCCGTGGAGCACTACCTGCGCCTGGATCCGGTGCGTGACGTCCTGGAGTGGCGGCTCGACGAGGTCCTCGACGTCAGCGGCTGGGACCTGGACAAGTCCCTGCGCCTGGCGCGCGGGGCCAACCCCTCCTTCTTCGAGTGGCTCGCCTCCCCGGTCATCTACGACGAGGACCCCGCCTTCGCCGCCGTGCGCGACCTGGCCGCCGAGTGCTTCTCACCGGCCGCCTCCGCCCGCCACTACCTGAGCATGGCCACCGGCCAGCTCGTCGCCTGCCAGGGTGAGACGGTGCCCCTCAAGAAGTACCTGTACACGGTGCGCGCGCTCCTGGCCGCCCGCTGGGTGGTGGCCGAGCGCAGGCCCGCCCCCATGCGTCTCAAGGACCTGGTTGACGCCGGGCTCGAGGGCCCCGTACGCGGGCCCCTTAAGGACGTCCTGGCGGACAAGGCCGTCTCAGGGGAGCGTGACGGGCACCCGCGCGTCCCGGAGCTCGACGCCTGGCTGCAGACCACCCTCGCCGAGCTGACCGACGTCGTCGCCGACCTCGCGACCGCACCCAAGGTGCCCTGGGAACGTCTCAACGAGGTCTTCCTCGCCGTGGTGCGCTCCGCCCAGGCCGGGTGAGCCGGGGTAGCGCCCGGGCGGCCGGGGTACCACGAGCGGTAAGGACCTCAGGGCACCCGGGCGGCCCCTGCCGGCGCGGTCTCAGATGCCGAAGCCGACGCGCCGGGGCTCGGCCTCCCCGATCTCCACGTAGGCCAGTGAGCCCGCGGGCACGAAGACCTTGCGACCCTTGTCGTCGCTCAGGGTGATGTTGGCGGTGGCGGCGTTGGCCAGGGAGGAGAGGATCTCGTTCTGGGAGGCTGAGGTCTCCAGGGTGAGCTCGCGGGTGGAGTGCTTAATACCGAGGGTGACCTGCATGGGACGGGGCTCCTGTTCGTCGGGAGGGTGGACGGGCTGCCGCCGATCCTATGCCGTTTATACCCGGGTAGGGGATCTGGCCCCGCCTGACACGCGGTGGGCGAACCCGGCGGCCGTACGCAGCGAGTTGTGCTCGAGCGTGTACCGATCGGCATGGAGGTGGTCACGGCGGCTCGTACGTGCGGGTTGTGCGGGTGACCACGCAGTTAGGTGGGATCCGCAATGGTGCGGCCCCGGCCCCGGTCCGCCCCTGCCCGGTGCCGGCCCTGCCTGCCCCTGCCCGGTGCCGGCCCTGCCTGCCC
Protein-coding regions in this window:
- a CDS encoding DHA2 family efflux MFS transporter permease subunit — protein: MPTFERRLDARLVIAVVAVGITSFAGVVVETAMNIAFPALMKEFGVSTSTVQWVTTGYLLVLAAIMPVSSFLHRRLRTRTLFALAMAAFLAGTVMCAAAPHFSLLVLGRLVQGVGTGIALPLMFNMVLEQVPLEHLGTMMGVATLITAVAPAVGPSFGGYLIGALGWRSVFIVLLPFLVIAAVLGLLTIRQATRPRSDAVFSPLQFLVMAAGFTALVLATNAAGQTGWTSPRVLGLLALALVLVAAFCVLSSRSERPLIRIRIFADRTYTLSVVYVVLIQAVVLALGYLIPYYAQVSASMGSFAAGCLLLPGCVLGACLTPLGGRVLDRLGPARPILTGAVCGVLAMALFAAVGVDVPAPWLALVYVIMPLCQGLSVSNSMTNGLRSLPDHLQADGNAAFNTIQQLGGAVGTAVATAVVNAAQSADPDDLAAATRSGTHTGFVVLLVLAVLALAAAASVFVSPVADRRTARGARHG
- a CDS encoding low temperature requirement protein A, with protein sequence MSQPSRENDDPGTAGRTPPAGSAPAPAPALPPSAHQAVTFLELFFDLVWVFAISQLSEHLLEHQTWRGAGQTLVMTLAMFVIWSFTAYESTMVLARKDEARWVVLAVMAGGLVMNASISGAFEDASWAFVVPLVLIQVGRSAMTRTHDVYASLRRHRVSVIIWAVVSAVPWGLGALAEPEHRLLWWLAAVVIDVVGMWSVHPVPGRHHRDFSEVRFDVEHQVERCRLFLIICLGEGVLTTGRSIAADPQDPARLAAGLAAFAVLVGVWYLFFGTGTDEVDARLVAEHGELAMGRLATNGQQVLVIGLIAFAVSAEIVVADPHEPLTAAAAALLAGGIVICLVAFWGFLALLTGRRLWPPLAAGAAGLGGVVAVCWAAALPGVLVMAATAVCLAGTGMWYKRDAADAMRTVGA
- a CDS encoding DUF3107 domain-containing protein, encoding MQVTLGIKHSTRELTLETSASQNEILSSLANAATANITLSDDKGRKVFVPAGSLAYVEIGEAEPRRVGFGI
- a CDS encoding nucleotidyltransferase domain-containing protein; its protein translation is MPSDPYPADLRSASPDAVAHAVRHELDLLEEAEGARVLLAVESGSRAWGFESPDSDFDVRLVYVRPVEHYLRLDPVRDVLEWRLDEVLDVSGWDLDKSLRLARGANPSFFEWLASPVIYDEDPAFAAVRDLAAECFSPAASARHYLSMATGQLVACQGETVPLKKYLYTVRALLAARWVVAERRPAPMRLKDLVDAGLEGPVRGPLKDVLADKAVSGERDGHPRVPELDAWLQTTLAELTDVVADLATAPKVPWERLNEVFLAVVRSAQAG